A stretch of the Tautonia rosea genome encodes the following:
- a CDS encoding phage major capsid protein codes for MKARKIREELFNASDASLPDVERRFNAVLADIQRIDHERSMTLEPRVSDPLPMDDTGNTRDGRHRFSILRAANRILSGRQLDGIEAETTQEYALRTGQLFDGNQFVVPHSLSLNTRAMTTDSGSAGKSVQTTVSPSLVDHLRNALVVRSLGATVLEDLYGNLAIPKQTAIAAGGWKAEGVAFDESNPVIDQIPMTPKRVGSFIEVTRQVIRQSSLSVEDMVRNDLVYAVAKSIDSAAIAGSGTGAEPSGLTTLLPVGNAQVVSLGTNGAALAWANVVDLMAKVDVQNALMGNLGYLTTPGVASKLLQTPKVAGQPVFILDDLTSTILGYPVARSNQVPSNLTKGTGTNLHAMIFGDWSSVYIGMWGGSIITVNPYSKDTSGIVRLTIENLVDIAFRHIESFGLIRDIVV; via the coding sequence GTGAAGGCCCGAAAGATTCGGGAAGAACTGTTCAACGCCTCCGATGCCTCTTTGCCGGATGTTGAGCGACGATTCAACGCGGTTTTGGCCGATATCCAGCGAATCGACCACGAACGCTCGATGACGCTCGAACCCCGTGTTTCCGATCCTCTCCCGATGGATGACACCGGGAACACTCGGGACGGTCGGCATCGATTCAGCATCCTCCGAGCGGCAAACCGTATCCTTTCCGGTCGTCAGTTGGACGGGATCGAAGCGGAGACGACCCAGGAATACGCCCTCCGGACGGGGCAGCTATTCGACGGGAATCAATTCGTCGTCCCTCACTCGCTCAGCCTGAATACCCGGGCGATGACGACGGATTCGGGATCGGCCGGTAAGTCGGTCCAGACGACCGTATCCCCGTCGCTGGTCGATCATCTCCGCAACGCCCTGGTCGTCCGATCCCTTGGGGCAACCGTCCTGGAAGACCTGTACGGCAACCTCGCAATCCCGAAGCAAACGGCGATTGCTGCCGGGGGATGGAAAGCGGAAGGGGTTGCGTTCGACGAATCGAACCCCGTGATCGACCAAATCCCGATGACTCCGAAACGGGTGGGATCGTTCATCGAAGTGACCCGGCAGGTCATCCGGCAATCTTCCTTATCTGTCGAAGATATGGTCAGGAATGACCTTGTTTATGCAGTTGCCAAGTCGATCGACTCGGCTGCAATCGCGGGGAGCGGAACCGGGGCGGAACCTTCGGGCCTCACGACCCTTCTCCCCGTCGGGAATGCACAGGTTGTCTCTCTGGGGACCAACGGAGCGGCCCTGGCGTGGGCAAACGTCGTTGACCTTATGGCCAAGGTTGACGTTCAAAACGCCCTCATGGGGAATCTCGGCTATCTCACGACCCCGGGGGTCGCTTCGAAGCTCCTGCAGACCCCGAAGGTTGCGGGTCAACCCGTTTTCATCCTCGATGACCTGACGAGTACCATCCTCGGATATCCGGTTGCTCGCTCGAATCAGGTTCCCTCGAATCTGACCAAGGGGACCGGGACGAACCTTCACGCCATGATCTTCGGGGATTGGTCGAGCGTGTATATCGGGATGTGGGGAGGGTCGATCATCACGGTCAACCCTTACTCCAAGGACACTTCGGGTATCGTTCGGCTGACGATTGAAAATCTCGTTGATATCGCGTTCCGGCATATCGAGTCGTTCGGTTTGATCCGGGATATCGTGGTCTAA
- a CDS encoding phage major capsid protein → MELNQTMVETDNSLANAIRLAVRGKPDDTERRDQSELQRRYYSSPRLPRANDASVLIPLTAKVPVQQRLLTTGAGSGAGLVAGSGVMLPFGDALRQASLVGRLGGTIVTGFESVGSVTLPFFGETGSTLEFLSEYAEASESSVYLGGDQLTPKRAVATVQTTRTLIQNSDSLNQVSGDLVKAIAEGIDKVVFAGVPAANEPNGILTRFPVGNAQCLSLGTNGGELTFAKALEAERMLAEKGIDPKTCAWVLSAKTREKMKRTPLVSGQPIYLADTLTGMVSESPSFPHIGLPDDLEKGTSGPVLGSAIFGDFSQVCVIIWGTVEVLNNPYSRDTSGLIRVCGFVHLDVGLRNPGRFVVFKDVVTA, encoded by the coding sequence ATGGAATTGAATCAAACGATGGTCGAGACTGACAACTCCCTCGCAAACGCGATCCGCCTAGCCGTCAGGGGGAAACCAGACGATACCGAACGTCGGGATCAATCCGAGCTTCAACGGCGGTACTATTCGTCCCCCCGTCTGCCCCGGGCGAATGATGCGAGTGTGTTGATCCCGTTGACGGCTAAGGTTCCGGTTCAGCAACGGTTACTCACAACCGGGGCGGGATCGGGGGCCGGTCTTGTCGCCGGATCGGGGGTCATGCTCCCGTTCGGAGATGCTTTGCGACAAGCAAGCCTTGTCGGCCGCCTCGGTGGGACGATCGTAACGGGCTTCGAATCGGTCGGATCGGTCACACTCCCGTTCTTCGGGGAGACCGGATCGACCCTCGAATTCTTGAGCGAGTACGCCGAAGCCTCGGAATCGTCGGTCTATCTCGGGGGGGATCAACTCACCCCAAAGCGAGCGGTGGCGACCGTCCAGACAACCCGGACGCTGATTCAGAATTCGGACAGTCTGAATCAGGTTTCCGGCGATCTGGTCAAGGCCATCGCAGAGGGCATCGACAAGGTTGTGTTTGCTGGCGTTCCGGCCGCGAACGAACCGAACGGCATCCTCACTCGATTCCCCGTCGGGAACGCTCAGTGCCTAAGCCTCGGAACGAACGGGGGAGAACTCACATTCGCTAAGGCCCTTGAAGCGGAAAGGATGCTCGCTGAGAAGGGTATCGACCCTAAGACGTGTGCGTGGGTCTTATCCGCGAAAACGCGGGAGAAAATGAAGCGGACGCCCCTTGTGAGCGGTCAACCGATCTACCTTGCCGACACCCTGACCGGCATGGTCAGCGAATCGCCCAGCTTCCCCCATATCGGGCTTCCCGATGACTTGGAGAAAGGGACGAGCGGTCCCGTTTTGGGTTCTGCAATTTTCGGGGATTTCTCCCAGGTTTGCGTAATCATATGGGGAACGGTTGAAGTGTTGAACAATCCATACAGCCGCGATACGAGCGGACTCATTCGAGTGTGTGGATTCGTCCATCTGGACGTGGGATTGAGGAATCCCGGGCGGTTCGTGGTCTTTAAGGATGTTGTCACGGCCTGA